One part of the Vicia villosa cultivar HV-30 ecotype Madison, WI linkage group LG6, Vvil1.0, whole genome shotgun sequence genome encodes these proteins:
- the LOC131611010 gene encoding F-box protein PP2-A15, with protein MGASLSNLGSNGSTIGPSLGDIPENCVARVFLHLSPPEICNLARLNRAFRGAASADSVWESKLPSNYQDLVRLLPVERCRGLSKKDIFAALSRPLPFDDGNKQLWLDRGTGRVCMSISAKGLVITGIDDRRYWTWVPTEESRFNVVAYLQQIWWFEVDGEIDFPFPADTYTLSFRLHLGRFSKRLGRRVCNYEQTHGWDIKPVIFELSTSDGQQASSECCLDETENDDTYGNHKRGYWVDYKVGEFIVSGSKPTTKVRFSMKQIDCTHSKGGLCVDSVFIVPSDLRDRKGGGFLK; from the exons ATGGGCGCCTCGTTGTCGAACCTTGGATCCAACGGTTCGACCATCGGTCCAAGCCTCGGCGACATCCCGGAGAATTGCGTTGCTCGTGTTTTCCTCCACCTATCTCCGCCGGAGATTTGTAACCTAGCTCGTCTCAATCGCGCTTTTCGCGGCGCCGCTTCCGCTGATTCCGTTTGGGAATCGAAATTGCCGTCGAACTATCAAGATCTTGTCCGTTTATTGCCGGTGGAACGGTGTCGGGGTCTGTCGAAGAAGGATATCTTCGCTGCTCTCTCTCGGCCGTTGCCGTTTGATGACGGTAATAAG CAATTGTGGCTTGATAGGGGTACTGGAAGGGTTTGCATGTCGATTTCGGCGAAAGGTTTGGTGATTACTGGAATTGATGATAGGAGATACTGGACTTGGGTTCCCACTGAAGAATCTAG gttCAATGTTGTAGCATATTTGCAGCAAATATGGTGGTTTGAAGTGGATGGGGAGATCGACTTTCCATTTCCTGCTGATACTTATACTCTCTCCTTTAGACTTCACCTTGGACGGTTTTCCAAAAGGCTCGGTCGGCGTGTATGCAATTATGAACAGACCCATGGTTGGGATATAAAGCCTGTAATATTTGAGTTGTCAACATCAGATGGTCAACAAGCATCATCTGAGTGCTGCTTAGATGAAACTGAGAACGACGATACATACGGCAATCATAAGCGAGGATATTGGGTAGATTACAAGGTAGGCGAGTTTATTGTGAGTGGATCGAAACCTACTACTAAAGTTAGATTCTCCATGAAACAGATTGATTGTACACACTCAAAAGGCGGGCTTTGTGTAGATTCTGTATTTATCGTACCTAGCGATTTGAGAGACCGCAAGGGAGGTGGCTTTTTGAAATAA